The following proteins are encoded in a genomic region of Mesotoga sp. UBA6090:
- the thpR gene encoding RNA 2',3'-cyclic phosphodiesterase — translation MRSFIAVDTGEKVPAMIDGISERLRRMGFKASWVPGTNAHLTLAFLDNIEPERLSLIASMLSRRLRGFPSFTLETGRIGYFKHKELPKVIWVAIERNQSLLNLQRETKVVLEAMNLPVDGNFRPHLTVGRMKFSPPMWRKFLSTIEDERMIFPVGEVTVFESILSREGAKYRKVFTCSFEGGLIEHAVEG, via the coding sequence GTGCGTTCGTTTATTGCAGTAGATACAGGGGAGAAAGTTCCGGCGATGATAGATGGTATTTCGGAAAGGCTTAGGAGGATGGGATTTAAAGCTTCTTGGGTGCCGGGCACAAACGCACATCTAACACTAGCCTTTCTTGACAATATTGAACCGGAGAGGCTTTCTTTGATAGCATCAATGCTATCGCGCAGGTTAAGGGGTTTCCCTTCGTTTACTCTTGAAACTGGAAGGATAGGTTATTTCAAACATAAGGAGTTGCCAAAGGTGATCTGGGTGGCAATAGAGCGGAATCAGAGTCTCTTGAACCTTCAAAGAGAAACTAAAGTTGTTTTGGAGGCGATGAACCTACCGGTTGACGGCAATTTCAGACCGCATTTGACCGTTGGAAGAATGAAGTTCAGCCCGCCTATGTGGCGCAAATTTCTAAGCACTATTGAAGATGAGCGAATGATCTTTCCCGTAGGAGAGGTAACGGTATTCGAATCTATTCTCTCCAGGGAAGGAGCAAAGTACAGGAAGGTCTTCACATGCAGCTTTGAAGGAGGACTGATTGAACATGCTGTCGAAGGATAA
- the pgsA gene encoding CDP-diacylglycerol--glycerol-3-phosphate 3-phosphatidyltransferase — translation MNLPNTLTLSRMVLTLPALVLLMTGNTVGYYFSFVVFLIASLTDFFDGRIARKRGLVTDLGKFLDQISDKILVTSIFLGFMALSRVSLWFLFILVTRDTLVSGIRMVASSKGKVIAADTFGKIKTVSQMTLLILLYSSLLWGIPPKGLMLWLEIVIAVITAISGANYLHKNLDIFWEGK, via the coding sequence ATGAACTTGCCTAACACTCTAACGCTGTCCAGAATGGTTCTAACCTTGCCTGCTCTTGTACTCCTAATGACAGGGAACACAGTTGGTTACTATTTTTCATTTGTTGTCTTTTTGATTGCTTCTCTGACTGATTTTTTCGATGGTAGGATTGCCAGAAAACGTGGATTGGTTACTGATTTGGGAAAATTTCTCGACCAGATATCTGATAAGATTCTGGTCACTTCGATATTTCTGGGCTTCATGGCTCTTTCGAGAGTCAGTCTATGGTTCCTCTTTATACTTGTTACTAGAGATACGCTGGTTTCGGGAATCAGGATGGTCGCATCGAGCAAGGGAAAGGTGATCGCCGCCGACACTTTTGGAAAGATCAAGACGGTCTCTCAAATGACTCTTTTGATTTTGCTTTACTCCAGTTTGCTCTGGGGTATTCCTCCGAAAGGATTGATGTTGTGGCTAGAGATAGTAATTGCGGTAATCACGGCAATAAGCGGCGCCAACTACCTGCATAAGAATCTTGATATTTTCTGGGAGGGGAAGTGA
- the rny gene encoding ribonuclease Y has product MMLLIGIIAGLAAGIALAYFILTPLAIKKAKEDLELQLKSAKQDSESIIKRAQEEADHMKKKALIEGREELHRLREEQEKDFKRDREELKQWEDRISRREDNIDKKEEAIEKTRQLLDSERVRVEEMKEEAEKKLFSLANLSMEEAREIVLNRAEEIYEHDLAQRLKEMKDHFDEEGNRYAKWVIVNSVQRYAADYTGDVTVSAVSLPSDEMKGRIIGREGRNIRAFEKLTGSDLVIDDTPEVVVVSCFNPLRRAIAKMTLDKLVEDGRIHPARIEEMYEKSKKEVYSEIKEAGQEALMKVGIPSMHPELVKLLGRLKFRTSYGQNVLQHSVEVAHLAALMASELGLNIDKVKRGAILHDIGKAIDHEVEGSHAIIGGEIAKRYGEKAHVINMIQYHHGETEALTPEAVLVAAADAVSASRPGARRESLDMYIKRLENLENIATGFKHIEKAYAIQAGREIRVIVEPEKVDDLLAEKMAVDIAKKIEEELEYPGVIKVTVIRERRSVSYAS; this is encoded by the coding sequence ATGATGCTATTGATTGGTATAATAGCCGGCCTGGCGGCAGGGATAGCGCTGGCTTATTTTATACTTACCCCCTTGGCCATAAAGAAGGCAAAGGAGGACCTGGAGCTTCAGCTAAAATCTGCAAAGCAAGATTCTGAATCGATCATCAAAAGGGCCCAGGAAGAGGCCGATCATATGAAGAAGAAGGCTCTAATCGAAGGCCGTGAAGAGCTTCACAGACTTCGCGAAGAGCAGGAGAAAGATTTCAAGAGAGATCGTGAAGAATTGAAGCAGTGGGAAGATAGGATTTCCAGAAGAGAAGACAACATCGACAAAAAGGAAGAAGCTATCGAGAAGACGCGTCAGCTACTCGATTCAGAAAGAGTTCGCGTTGAAGAAATGAAGGAAGAGGCGGAGAAAAAGCTATTCAGCCTGGCCAATCTTTCTATGGAAGAAGCCAGGGAGATTGTCCTGAATAGAGCTGAAGAGATCTATGAGCACGATCTTGCTCAGAGATTGAAGGAAATGAAGGATCATTTCGATGAAGAAGGAAATCGATATGCAAAATGGGTCATCGTGAACTCTGTGCAGCGTTACGCGGCAGACTATACAGGCGATGTGACTGTAAGCGCAGTAAGTCTTCCTTCCGATGAAATGAAGGGAAGAATTATCGGAAGAGAGGGAAGAAACATCAGGGCCTTCGAAAAGCTTACTGGTTCTGATCTTGTGATCGATGATACACCAGAGGTAGTCGTTGTATCTTGTTTCAATCCTCTTAGGAGAGCGATAGCGAAAATGACTCTAGATAAACTCGTTGAAGACGGAAGAATCCATCCGGCAAGAATCGAAGAGATGTACGAGAAGTCGAAGAAAGAAGTCTATAGCGAGATTAAGGAAGCAGGCCAGGAGGCCCTGATGAAAGTAGGGATTCCCTCTATGCATCCAGAGCTTGTCAAATTACTTGGGAGGCTGAAGTTCAGAACCAGTTACGGGCAGAACGTGTTGCAACACTCTGTTGAGGTGGCTCATCTGGCAGCTCTAATGGCTTCGGAACTGGGTTTGAATATTGACAAGGTGAAGAGGGGGGCGATTCTTCACGATATAGGTAAGGCGATCGACCACGAAGTTGAGGGATCACACGCAATTATTGGTGGTGAAATAGCAAAAAGATACGGCGAAAAGGCTCATGTAATTAATATGATACAGTACCATCATGGTGAAACCGAGGCGCTAACCCCTGAGGCTGTCCTCGTAGCTGCGGCGGACGCAGTCTCCGCTTCAAGGCCCGGAGCAAGAAGAGAATCTCTCGACATGTATATAAAGAGATTGGAAAACCTCGAAAACATTGCGACCGGATTCAAGCACATAGAAAAGGCCTACGCAATTCAAGCGGGGAGGGAGATTCGCGTGATTGTTGAACCTGAGAAGGTCGACGATCTTCTGGCTGAGAAGATGGCTGTCGATATTGCTAAGAAGATAGAAGAGGAACTTGAGTACCCTGGTGTCATCAAGGTAACTGTCATAAGAGAGAGAAGAAGCGTCTCTTATGCTTCCTGA
- the recA gene encoding recombinase RecA codes for MLSKDKKNALERAIKDIEKQFGKGSVMLMGEKEDRKNIEVISTGSLAVDIALTVGGYPRGRVVEVYGAESSGKTTIALHAIAEVQKRGGIAAFIDAEHALDIHYAQNLGVDVDNLLISQPDYGEQALDIVDGLIRSNAVDLIVVDSVAALVPRTEIEGAMGELQVGLQARLMSQALRKISGNVSKSKCIVIFINQTRMKIGVVYGNPETTTGGVALKFYASVRLEVRRGSAIREGNTVLGNETTIKVVKNKVAPPFREAKVDIIYGQGIEHANELFNLAVSENMIERKGAWYAYITADGNEVSLGQGKANGVEFMKENPELMLEMENRLRTKFNLPLLEVKKEEKDEDS; via the coding sequence ATGCTGTCGAAGGATAAGAAGAACGCACTTGAAAGAGCGATAAAAGATATCGAAAAGCAGTTTGGAAAGGGTTCGGTTATGTTGATGGGAGAAAAGGAAGACCGGAAAAACATTGAGGTAATCTCGACTGGGTCACTTGCAGTTGACATCGCACTCACGGTGGGAGGATATCCTAGAGGCAGAGTTGTAGAGGTCTACGGAGCGGAATCAAGCGGAAAAACAACAATAGCCTTACATGCCATTGCAGAAGTTCAGAAACGTGGCGGAATAGCTGCATTCATTGATGCAGAACATGCCCTTGATATTCATTACGCTCAGAATCTTGGCGTGGACGTTGACAATCTTCTGATTTCTCAACCCGACTACGGGGAACAGGCCCTTGATATTGTAGATGGTCTCATAAGATCAAATGCCGTAGACCTCATTGTAGTAGATTCGGTTGCCGCGCTGGTGCCTCGAACTGAAATAGAGGGTGCTATGGGTGAGTTGCAAGTAGGTTTGCAAGCTCGTTTGATGTCGCAGGCATTGAGGAAGATTTCGGGAAATGTGAGCAAGTCAAAATGCATAGTGATATTCATCAATCAAACGAGAATGAAAATCGGGGTAGTTTATGGTAACCCAGAAACTACTACCGGAGGTGTCGCCCTTAAGTTTTATGCTTCGGTCAGGCTAGAAGTCAGAAGAGGCAGTGCGATAAGAGAAGGAAATACAGTTTTGGGGAATGAAACAACCATTAAAGTTGTCAAGAACAAAGTTGCTCCCCCTTTCCGCGAAGCGAAGGTAGACATAATCTACGGACAGGGGATAGAACATGCGAATGAGCTTTTCAATCTTGCGGTCTCAGAAAACATGATAGAAAGAAAGGGTGCATGGTACGCATACATTACTGCCGATGGTAATGAAGTGAGCCTTGGCCAGGGAAAGGCCAACGGAGTGGAGTTCATGAAGGAGAATCCCGAGTTAATGCTGGAAATGGAAAACAGACTGAGAACGAAATTCAATCTGCCGCTCCTGGAAGTGAAGAAAGAGGAGAAGGACGAGGATAGCTGA
- a CDS encoding regulatory protein RecX, translated as MLSDPLKDALRYLRYRLRSRKEIQVHLLKKGYSEKEIEEVIEKLEEQNILNDRVFARFYISDGLSVYYKGPFRLKQELLKLGVSEELIDDSMEKELENCDLKEVAKKAAGNTEHADPDKIRRKLYRKGFSSSIIDEIIDEIKQKS; from the coding sequence ATGCTTTCCGATCCGTTGAAAGATGCTCTGAGATATTTGAGATACAGGTTGAGATCAAGAAAGGAAATCCAGGTTCATCTCCTCAAGAAGGGGTATTCTGAAAAAGAGATCGAAGAGGTCATTGAAAAATTGGAAGAGCAGAACATCCTTAACGACAGGGTCTTTGCCAGATTTTATATCAGTGATGGGTTGAGTGTTTACTATAAGGGACCTTTCAGACTGAAACAAGAACTTCTGAAGCTTGGAGTTTCGGAAGAGCTTATTGATGATTCGATGGAAAAAGAATTAGAAAATTGTGACTTGAAAGAGGTTGCAAAAAAGGCGGCAGGTAACACAGAACATGCTGATCCTGATAAGATTAGAAGAAAACTCTACAGAAAGGGTTTTTCGTCTTCGATAATCGACGAAATTATCGATGAGATCAAACAGAAATCATGA
- the udk gene encoding uridine kinase yields MVLVSIIGGSGSGKTSVTNVIYNHFKDRAAILSMDDYYKNLDPGTDPREFNFDSPRAFDFELFEQHLKSTKGNKSIMVPVYSMVTYRREEGICREFKPKPLVIVEGLLVMFKKEMRDLFDFSIYIDAPADERLIRRIERDTKERGRSVDSIIEQYRKFVAPSFESFIEPQKYFCDIVLPDGAANTTGLNVIINAIENMLNK; encoded by the coding sequence ATGGTACTTGTTTCGATAATCGGTGGCAGTGGTTCAGGCAAGACTTCGGTCACCAACGTCATCTACAACCACTTCAAAGATAGAGCTGCAATACTCTCGATGGATGATTACTACAAGAACCTCGATCCCGGGACAGATCCAAGAGAGTTCAATTTCGACTCACCAAGAGCATTTGATTTCGAACTCTTTGAACAGCACCTGAAATCAACTAAAGGGAACAAAAGCATTATGGTTCCAGTCTATAGTATGGTTACTTACCGACGGGAAGAAGGAATATGTAGAGAGTTCAAACCAAAACCTCTGGTTATTGTTGAAGGGCTCCTCGTTATGTTCAAAAAAGAGATGAGAGATCTCTTTGATTTTTCTATCTACATAGATGCTCCTGCCGATGAAAGGCTGATTAGGAGAATAGAGCGCGATACCAAGGAGAGAGGAAGGTCTGTGGATAGCATAATTGAACAGTACAGGAAGTTTGTTGCCCCTTCCTTTGAGAGCTTCATAGAACCGCAGAAATACTTTTGTGATATAGTTTTACCTGACGGAGCCGCTAACACTACTGGGCTCAACGTAATAATAAACGCTATTGAAAACATGTTGAACAAGTGA
- the rimO gene encoding 30S ribosomal protein S12 methylthiotransferase RimO, which yields MKFGVLSLGCSKNMADMDNFMGIMTGRGHEIVNDALIADLLVIDTCGFVDDAKRESLEEIFKSLSFKAKNPGLKILAVGCLVQRYFEELKSEIIEIDGLIGVTSPMTLADLIERGEFFYLREPEVVYDYSNRVAGKYSAYVKIGDGCNRDCAFCSIPNFKGKSVSRASESVVKETLSLVKKGVKEVVLVSQDSTQYGRDLNEGIDLKGLLRKLNDLEGDFWIRLLYLHPDHVDDALVDTIISLPKVVDYFDVPVQSGSDKILKRMGRSKNSVELLEMLLGIRQKAPHATLRTTVMVGFPGESEATFDETLDFVRTVEFDRLGGFVYSREEGTKAFDQKQTVGKDCAKQMLETLLEEQDTISAERLSHFKGKVMTVLLEESGASYTLGRAYNSAPEVDGVVVLKGHNEEGVFLKARITETYEHDMEGVVLDELA from the coding sequence ATGAAATTTGGAGTCCTTTCACTTGGATGCTCTAAGAATATGGCCGATATGGATAATTTCATGGGCATTATGACAGGCAGGGGTCACGAGATAGTAAATGATGCCTTGATTGCTGACTTACTTGTCATCGATACTTGCGGATTTGTCGACGATGCGAAAAGGGAAAGCCTCGAAGAGATCTTCAAATCCCTTTCTTTCAAAGCAAAGAATCCGGGTCTCAAAATACTTGCTGTGGGTTGTCTTGTTCAAAGGTATTTTGAAGAGTTGAAGTCTGAGATCATTGAGATCGACGGTTTGATAGGGGTTACAAGCCCAATGACTCTTGCGGATTTGATTGAGAGGGGAGAGTTCTTCTATCTCAGAGAACCCGAGGTAGTCTATGATTATTCCAACAGAGTGGCAGGGAAGTATTCTGCATACGTGAAGATAGGAGACGGGTGCAATCGAGATTGCGCCTTCTGTTCAATCCCCAATTTCAAAGGCAAGTCGGTGAGTCGTGCTTCGGAAAGTGTGGTCAAGGAGACGCTTTCTCTTGTGAAAAAGGGTGTTAAGGAGGTAGTCTTGGTATCTCAAGACTCCACACAATACGGCAGAGATTTGAATGAGGGAATTGATCTTAAAGGACTTCTGAGGAAACTGAATGATCTCGAAGGTGATTTCTGGATACGCCTTCTGTACCTTCATCCCGATCATGTTGATGACGCTTTGGTGGATACTATCATCTCGTTGCCGAAAGTAGTAGATTACTTTGATGTACCTGTTCAGAGTGGTTCGGATAAAATACTAAAGAGAATGGGAAGATCTAAGAATTCTGTCGAGCTTCTTGAGATGCTTCTGGGTATACGGCAGAAGGCTCCTCACGCCACTTTGAGAACTACCGTCATGGTTGGATTTCCCGGTGAAAGCGAAGCCACTTTCGATGAGACTCTAGACTTTGTGAGAACCGTAGAATTCGATAGACTTGGAGGCTTTGTTTATTCCAGGGAAGAAGGAACAAAAGCGTTTGATCAGAAGCAGACGGTCGGAAAGGATTGTGCGAAACAAATGCTCGAAACATTACTGGAAGAACAGGATACCATTTCCGCTGAACGGCTTTCGCACTTCAAAGGAAAGGTAATGACTGTATTGCTTGAGGAAAGCGGTGCCAGCTATACTTTGGGAAGAGCTTACAATAGTGCTCCTGAAGTTGACGGAGTGGTCGTATTGAAGGGCCATAATGAGGAAGGAGTTTTCTTGAAGGCTAGAATTACGGAAACTTATGAACATGATATGGAAGGTGTTGTGCTAGATGAACTTGCCTAA
- a CDS encoding DUF4416 family protein, which translates to MGSYRKTEMVNLVVFVFGSYIDYRLQEIQPVLERKFGPADYISRSLDFDKYTSYYNDEMGYNLKGKLISFKRLVHPQQLSLIKKITNGIEEDFRLEGKRKVNLDPGYVHHAQFVLASTKHWANRIYLWDGISAEITLMFVNGSFTPLPYTYPNYRDREYIEELMRIRELYLLKRKERL; encoded by the coding sequence ATGGGGAGTTATAGAAAGACAGAAATGGTGAATCTCGTTGTCTTTGTGTTCGGTTCATACATAGATTACAGGCTTCAGGAAATTCAGCCAGTTCTTGAGAGGAAGTTTGGACCGGCAGATTATATATCGAGGTCTCTGGACTTCGACAAGTACACATCTTACTATAACGATGAAATGGGATACAATCTCAAAGGCAAGCTGATCTCCTTCAAGAGGCTGGTTCATCCTCAGCAACTTTCATTGATAAAGAAGATTACCAATGGGATCGAAGAAGACTTCAGACTTGAAGGGAAGCGAAAAGTTAATCTTGATCCTGGTTATGTCCACCATGCGCAGTTCGTTCTTGCTTCCACAAAGCACTGGGCAAATCGAATCTATTTGTGGGACGGCATCTCTGCAGAAATTACTCTCATGTTTGTCAACGGTTCTTTCACACCGCTTCCATATACGTATCCTAACTACAGGGATAGAGAGTACATCGAAGAATTGATGAGAATAAGAGAGTTGTATCTCCTGAAGCGAAAGGAAAGACTATGA
- a CDS encoding redox-sensing transcriptional repressor Rex, whose translation MDSRRIPKPTIKRLAVYHRCLENLVISGVPNVSSKDLAERLGIKASQVRKDLSYFGEFGKRGVGYGTELLLDSISEILGIRKKWNTCIVGMGNLGMALANYPGLSSSGFITRALFDNNPNKIGIPMPNDLVIESTSLLKDIVRERNIEIGVITVPANAAQSTAELLIEARIKGIVNFAPVRLSLPPEVRNEEIDISVSFRSLAFNMTFGSSKRGRIR comes from the coding sequence ATGGACAGCAGGAGGATCCCCAAACCTACTATCAAAAGGCTTGCCGTATACCACAGATGTCTGGAGAATTTGGTGATCTCTGGTGTGCCTAACGTCTCTTCAAAGGACCTTGCGGAAAGACTTGGAATCAAAGCCAGCCAGGTCAGGAAAGACCTGTCATATTTCGGAGAATTCGGAAAGAGAGGCGTAGGTTATGGCACCGAGCTTCTGCTTGACAGTATAAGCGAGATACTTGGAATCAGGAAGAAATGGAATACTTGCATCGTTGGAATGGGTAACCTGGGAATGGCTTTGGCCAACTATCCGGGCCTTTCCAGCTCAGGTTTCATCACAAGGGCTCTGTTTGACAACAACCCTAATAAGATAGGAATTCCCATGCCAAATGATCTTGTAATCGAATCTACTTCATTGCTAAAGGATATTGTCAGAGAAAGAAATATTGAGATTGGTGTCATAACCGTCCCCGCAAATGCTGCGCAAAGCACTGCTGAGCTGCTGATCGAGGCCAGAATAAAGGGAATAGTCAATTTCGCTCCAGTGAGACTCTCATTGCCTCCAGAAGTAAGAAATGAAGAGATCGATATATCTGTCTCTTTCAGGTCGCTGGCCTTCAACATGACTTTTGGATCTTCAAAAAGGGGAAGAATACGGTAA